A region from the Variovorax sp. RKNM96 genome encodes:
- a CDS encoding lysophospholipid acyltransferase family protein, with product MVHSLKACWRLLHAVGHALAGWWTIRFTFPGLSQAERNARVQEWSRRMLEIMGITLKVQGTPPPAGPVLLISNHLSWLDITAIHAARHVRFVSKSGVKHWPLIGTLSTGAGSLYIERERRRDALRVVHHMTEALREGDLIGVFPEGTTSDGRGLLPFHANLLQAAISSGAPVLPAALRFADAATGETSQAPRYIDDDNLITSLWNTLRAPPLLAIVRFGEPQDSHGRERRAWAQSLHEDVQQLRRETH from the coding sequence ATGGTTCATTCGCTGAAGGCCTGCTGGCGCTTGCTGCACGCGGTGGGGCATGCGCTGGCCGGGTGGTGGACGATCCGCTTCACATTTCCCGGCCTGTCGCAGGCCGAGCGCAATGCGCGCGTGCAGGAATGGTCGCGCCGCATGCTCGAGATCATGGGCATCACGCTCAAGGTGCAGGGCACGCCGCCGCCCGCGGGGCCGGTGCTGCTCATCAGCAACCACCTCTCGTGGCTCGACATCACCGCCATCCATGCGGCGCGCCATGTGCGCTTCGTGTCGAAGTCGGGCGTCAAGCACTGGCCGCTGATCGGCACGCTCTCCACCGGCGCGGGCTCGCTCTATATCGAGCGCGAACGCCGCCGCGATGCGCTGCGCGTGGTGCACCACATGACCGAGGCGCTGCGCGAGGGCGACCTGATCGGCGTGTTCCCCGAGGGCACCACCAGCGACGGCCGCGGGCTGCTGCCGTTCCATGCCAACCTGCTGCAGGCCGCGATCTCGTCAGGCGCGCCGGTGCTGCCCGCCGCGCTGCGTTTTGCCGATGCCGCCACCGGCGAGACCAGCCAGGCCCCGCGCTACATCGACGACGACAACCTGATCACCTCGCTGTGGAACACGCTGCGCGCACCGCCGCTGCTGGCCATCGTGCGCTTCGGCGAACCGCAGGATTCGCACGGCCGCGAGCGCCGGGCCTGGGCGCAATCGCTGCATGAAGACGTGCAGCAGCTGCGCCGCGAGACGCACTGA
- a CDS encoding dihydroorotase, whose protein sequence is MSRTLITNGRVIDPASGTDRKTDIAIADGKIAGIGNLPAGFKADRTIDAAGCVVAPGLVDLAARLREPGYEHEGMLESEMAAAIAGGVTSLVCPPDTDPVLDEPGLVEMLKFRAEKLQCARLFPLGALTRNLAGGVLTEMAELTEAGCIGFSQADVPLADTQVLQRALLYASTFGYTVWLRPQDRDLGKGVAASGPLATRLGLSGVPVSAETIAIFTIVELMKSTGARVHLCRISSAAGVSLVRAAKAQGLPLTCDVSINSLHLADTDIGYFDSRARLNPPLRQQGDRDALSAGLADGTIDALVSDHTPVEADAKTLPFAEAEPGATGLELLLPLALQWGERSGAGIARAIEVITSAPARLLATADAGTGIGRLVEGGVADLCVIDPALEWQVEPDALKSQGKHTPFAGYPVQGRARHTLVAGRVVHG, encoded by the coding sequence ATGAGCAGAACACTGATTACCAACGGCCGCGTCATCGACCCCGCCTCGGGCACCGACAGGAAGACCGACATCGCCATCGCCGACGGCAAGATCGCCGGCATCGGCAACCTGCCCGCCGGCTTCAAGGCCGACCGCACCATCGACGCCGCAGGCTGTGTCGTCGCACCGGGGCTCGTCGACCTCGCCGCGCGCCTGCGCGAGCCGGGCTACGAACACGAAGGCATGCTCGAAAGCGAAATGGCCGCGGCCATCGCGGGCGGCGTGACCAGCCTCGTGTGCCCGCCCGACACCGACCCCGTGCTCGACGAGCCCGGCCTGGTCGAGATGCTCAAGTTCCGCGCCGAGAAGCTGCAGTGCGCGCGCCTCTTTCCGCTCGGCGCGCTCACGCGCAACCTGGCCGGCGGCGTGCTCACCGAGATGGCCGAGCTCACCGAGGCCGGCTGCATCGGCTTCAGCCAGGCCGACGTGCCGCTGGCCGACACCCAGGTGCTGCAGCGCGCGCTGCTCTACGCCAGCACCTTCGGCTACACCGTGTGGCTGCGTCCGCAGGACCGCGACCTCGGCAAGGGCGTGGCCGCCAGCGGCCCGCTCGCCACGCGCCTGGGCCTCTCGGGCGTGCCCGTGTCGGCCGAGACCATCGCCATCTTCACCATCGTCGAGCTCATGAAGAGCACCGGTGCACGCGTGCACCTGTGCCGCATCTCCAGCGCCGCGGGCGTGTCGCTGGTGCGCGCGGCCAAGGCGCAGGGGCTGCCGCTGACCTGCGACGTCAGCATCAACTCGCTGCACCTGGCCGACACCGACATCGGCTACTTCGACAGCCGCGCGCGTCTGAACCCGCCGCTGCGCCAGCAGGGCGACCGCGATGCGCTCTCGGCCGGCCTGGCCGACGGCACCATCGACGCGCTGGTGTCCGACCACACGCCCGTCGAGGCCGACGCCAAGACGCTGCCCTTCGCCGAAGCCGAACCCGGCGCCACCGGCCTCGAACTGCTGCTGCCGCTCGCGCTGCAGTGGGGCGAGCGCAGCGGCGCGGGCATCGCGCGGGCGATCGAGGTCATCACCTCCGCGCCGGCGCGACTGCTGGCCACGGCCGACGCGGGCACTGGCATCGGGCGCCTCGTCGAAGGCGGCGTGGCCGATCTCTGCGTGATCGATCCGGCGCTCGAATGGCAGGTCGAGCCCGATGCGCTCAAGAGCCAGGGCAAGCACACGCCGTTCGCCGGCTACCCGGTGCAGGGCCGCGCGCGCCACACGCTGGTCGCGGGCCGCGTCGTCCACGGTTAA
- a CDS encoding aspartate carbamoyltransferase catalytic subunit yields MLYKRNPQLNKNGELIHLLSIEGLPKDIVTHILDTAANFTSVSDREVKKVPLLRGKSVFNLFFENSTRTRTTFEIAAKRLSADVINLDIARSSATKGESLLDTIANLSAMAADLFVVRHSESGAPYLIAQHVAPHVHVVNAGDGRHAHPTQGLLDMYTIRHYKKDFANLTVAIVGDVLHSRVARSDIHALTTLGCAEVRVVGPKTLVPGDMAGMGVRVCHTLEEGIKDCDVIIMLRLQNERMSGALLPSSQEFFKTYGLTPEKLQLAKSDAIVMHPGPINRGVEIDSAVVDGKQSVILPQVTFGIAVRMAVMSIVAGNEA; encoded by the coding sequence ATGCTCTACAAGCGAAATCCGCAGCTCAACAAGAACGGCGAGCTCATCCACCTGCTGTCGATCGAGGGCCTGCCCAAGGACATCGTCACGCACATCCTGGACACCGCCGCCAACTTCACCAGCGTGAGCGACCGCGAGGTGAAGAAGGTGCCGCTGCTGCGCGGCAAGAGCGTGTTCAACCTGTTCTTCGAGAACAGCACGCGCACGCGTACCACCTTCGAGATCGCGGCCAAGCGCCTGAGTGCCGACGTCATCAACCTGGACATCGCGCGCTCCTCGGCCACCAAGGGCGAGTCGCTCCTGGACACCATCGCCAACCTGAGCGCCATGGCCGCCGACCTGTTCGTGGTGCGCCACAGCGAGTCGGGCGCGCCCTACCTGATCGCGCAGCACGTGGCACCGCATGTGCACGTGGTGAATGCCGGCGACGGTCGCCACGCGCACCCGACGCAGGGGCTGCTCGACATGTACACGATCCGCCACTACAAGAAAGACTTCGCGAACCTCACGGTTGCGATCGTGGGCGACGTGCTGCATTCGCGCGTGGCGCGCTCCGACATCCACGCGCTCACCACGCTGGGCTGCGCCGAAGTGCGCGTGGTCGGCCCGAAGACCCTCGTGCCCGGCGACATGGCCGGCATGGGCGTGCGCGTGTGCCACACGCTCGAAGAAGGCATCAAGGACTGCGACGTCATCATCATGCTGCGCCTGCAGAACGAGCGCATGAGCGGCGCGCTGCTGCCTTCGTCGCAGGAGTTCTTCAAGACCTACGGCCTCACGCCCGAGAAGCTGCAGCTGGCGAAGTCGGACGCGATCGTGATGCACCCCGGGCCCATCAACCGCGGCGTGGAAATCGACTCCGCCGTGGTCGATGGCAAGCAGAGCGTGATCCTTCCGCAGGTCACCTTCGGCATCGCGGTCCGCATGGCCGTGATGAGCATCGTGGCAGGAAACGAAGCATGA
- the pyrR gene encoding bifunctional pyr operon transcriptional regulator/uracil phosphoribosyltransferase PyrR, which produces MSAIPDAEALYTGLLAGVRALLRPETKLVGITSGGAWLVERLQKDLGLPGAPGVISSAMHRDDFARRGLSASAQTSLPFDVNGTDVLLLDDVLYTGRTIRAVLNELFDFGRPACVRLAVLVDRGGRELPVAADFAAARLTLPDTQLLALARANDGAFSLKVEESK; this is translated from the coding sequence ATTTCCGCCATTCCCGATGCCGAAGCGCTCTACACAGGGCTGCTGGCCGGCGTGAGGGCGCTGCTGCGCCCTGAAACCAAACTGGTCGGCATCACCTCCGGCGGCGCCTGGCTGGTCGAGCGGCTGCAGAAAGACCTGGGCCTGCCCGGCGCGCCCGGCGTCATTTCGTCGGCGATGCACCGCGACGACTTCGCGCGCCGCGGCCTCTCGGCCAGCGCGCAGACCTCGCTCCCCTTCGATGTGAACGGCACCGACGTGCTGCTGCTCGACGACGTGCTCTACACCGGTCGCACCATCCGCGCGGTGCTCAACGAGCTGTTCGACTTCGGCCGCCCCGCCTGCGTGCGGCTCGCCGTGTTGGTCGACCGCGGTGGCCGCGAACTGCCCGTGGCCGCCGATTTCGCCGCTGCCAGGCTCACGCTCCCGGATACGCAACTCCTCGCGCTCGCCCGCGCCAACGACGGCGCCTTCAGCCTCAAGGTGGAGGAAAGCAAGTAA
- the ruvX gene encoding Holliday junction resolvase RuvX — translation MPDAPAPAPANSSVPVPVPVPSHFQTFLAFDFGLKRTGVASGNRLLQTATPQATIKAEGDARFAQVEARIKEWQPDALVIGVPYHPDGAPHENTRRAQKFARQLRGRFNLQVFEVDERYSTTEALSSGAKDADAASACIILEQFLRSLP, via the coding sequence ATGCCAGACGCCCCAGCCCCAGCTCCTGCCAATTCTTCCGTTCCCGTTCCCGTTCCCGTCCCGTCCCATTTCCAGACCTTCCTGGCCTTCGATTTCGGCCTGAAGCGCACCGGCGTGGCCAGCGGCAACCGGCTGCTTCAAACGGCCACCCCGCAGGCCACCATCAAGGCTGAGGGCGATGCCCGCTTCGCCCAGGTCGAGGCCCGCATCAAGGAATGGCAGCCCGACGCGCTGGTGATCGGCGTGCCCTACCACCCTGACGGCGCGCCCCACGAGAACACCCGCCGCGCGCAGAAGTTCGCGCGCCAGTTGCGGGGCCGGTTCAACCTGCAGGTGTTCGAGGTCGACGAGCGCTACAGCACCACCGAGGCGCTGTCGTCCGGGGCAAAAGATGCCGATGCCGCCTCCGCCTGCATCATCCTGGAGCAATTTTTGAGGAGTCTCCCGTGA
- a CDS encoding YqgE/AlgH family protein, which produces MAADSAPMNLTHHFLIAMPGMEDKTFNRSVVYLCEHSERGALGLVINKPSDINLKVLFEKIELHLTRPELGEAPVFQGGPVQTERGFVLHEPVFAHAEKPEESVYASTMTIPGGLEMTTSKDVLEALATGAGPRKVLVSLGYSAWGEGQLESELAENSWLTVSADPAVIFDTPIEQRYDRALLLLGLEAWKLSPDAGHA; this is translated from the coding sequence ATGGCCGCCGATTCTGCCCCGATGAACCTCACGCATCACTTTTTGATAGCGATGCCCGGGATGGAAGACAAAACTTTCAACCGCAGCGTCGTGTACCTCTGCGAACACAGCGAGCGCGGTGCGCTCGGCCTGGTGATCAACAAACCCAGCGACATCAACCTGAAGGTGCTGTTCGAGAAGATCGAGCTCCACTTGACCCGCCCCGAGCTGGGCGAAGCCCCCGTCTTCCAGGGCGGCCCGGTGCAGACCGAGCGCGGTTTCGTGCTGCACGAACCCGTCTTCGCCCATGCCGAGAAACCCGAGGAATCGGTCTACGCCTCGACCATGACCATTCCCGGCGGCCTGGAAATGACCACTTCCAAGGACGTGCTGGAGGCCCTGGCCACCGGCGCCGGCCCCCGCAAGGTGCTGGTCTCGCTGGGCTATTCGGCCTGGGGCGAGGGCCAGCTGGAGTCCGAACTGGCCGAGAACAGCTGGCTCACCGTGAGCGCCGACCCGGCCGTGATCTTCGATACGCCGATCGAGCAGCGCTACGACAGGGCGCTGCTGCTGCTGGGCCTGGAGGCCTGGAAGCTGTCGCCTGACGCCGGACACGCATGA
- a CDS encoding deoxyribodipyrimidine photo-lyase: MPPILLAVDKTYPKGLMWFRRDLRVDDNAALYRALRACRQVVCVFVFDKAILEGLPSADRRVEFIRESLLELQAELGALSGGLIVRHSHAVQEIPALASDLGVQAVFANRDDEPDALERDAKVLGALANAGIAFHTYKDSTVFDRDEVMTKTGQPYTVFTPYKRAWLAKVDSFFLKPYPVRGHADALVPPPQAYREPMPSLGELGFEKTNLGTLEIPTGALGAGVLFEDFFERIDRYDEARNFPAVRGPSYMGVHLRFGTVSIRQVASVAHQLSLQGNAGAATWLSELIWRDFYFQILTHFPHVHKDGESKSFRPEYDKIQWHHGKHADQLFDAWCEGRTGYPLVDAAMLQINQSGYMHNRLRMVVASFLCKDLGLDWRRGERYFALHLNDFELASNNGGWQWASSSGCDAQPYFRIFNPVTQSERFDPEGKFIRRYLPQLAGLSNAAIHAPWTASPVELEAAGIQLGETYPMPVVDHAEAREKTLQRYGVARAKALQK; encoded by the coding sequence ATGCCACCCATTTTACTGGCCGTCGACAAGACCTACCCCAAGGGGCTCATGTGGTTCCGCCGAGACCTCCGCGTGGACGACAACGCGGCGCTCTACCGGGCCCTCCGGGCCTGCCGCCAGGTGGTCTGCGTTTTCGTGTTCGACAAGGCGATCCTGGAGGGACTGCCCAGCGCCGACAGGCGGGTGGAATTCATCCGCGAATCGCTGCTGGAGCTCCAGGCGGAGCTGGGCGCGCTGAGCGGCGGGCTGATCGTGCGGCACTCCCACGCGGTGCAGGAAATCCCCGCGCTCGCGAGCGACCTGGGCGTGCAGGCCGTGTTCGCCAACCGCGACGACGAGCCCGATGCGCTGGAGCGCGATGCCAAGGTGCTCGGCGCGCTGGCCAACGCCGGCATCGCCTTCCACACCTACAAGGACTCGACCGTCTTCGACCGCGACGAGGTCATGACCAAGACCGGCCAGCCCTACACGGTGTTCACGCCCTACAAGCGGGCCTGGCTCGCGAAGGTGGATTCGTTCTTCCTGAAGCCCTACCCGGTGCGCGGCCACGCGGATGCGCTGGTGCCGCCGCCGCAGGCCTACCGGGAGCCGATGCCCTCGCTGGGCGAGCTGGGCTTCGAGAAGACCAACCTCGGGACGCTGGAGATCCCGACAGGCGCGCTCGGCGCCGGCGTGCTGTTCGAGGATTTCTTCGAGCGCATCGACCGCTACGACGAGGCGCGCAATTTCCCGGCGGTGCGCGGCCCCAGCTACATGGGCGTGCACCTGCGCTTCGGCACGGTGTCGATTCGCCAGGTGGCGAGCGTGGCGCACCAGCTCTCGCTGCAGGGCAACGCGGGCGCGGCGACGTGGCTGAGCGAGCTGATCTGGCGCGACTTCTACTTCCAGATCCTCACGCACTTCCCGCACGTGCACAAAGACGGCGAATCCAAGAGCTTTCGCCCCGAGTACGACAAGATCCAGTGGCACCACGGCAAGCACGCCGACCAACTCTTCGACGCCTGGTGCGAGGGCCGCACCGGCTATCCGCTGGTCGATGCCGCGATGCTGCAGATCAACCAGAGCGGCTACATGCACAACCGCCTTCGCATGGTGGTGGCGAGCTTTCTGTGCAAGGACCTGGGGCTGGACTGGCGCCGGGGCGAGCGCTATTTCGCGCTGCACCTGAACGACTTCGAGCTGGCCTCCAACAACGGCGGCTGGCAGTGGGCGAGCTCCAGCGGCTGCGATGCGCAGCCCTACTTCCGCATCTTCAATCCGGTGACGCAGAGCGAGCGCTTCGACCCCGAGGGCAAGTTCATCCGCCGCTACCTGCCGCAGCTGGCGGGGCTGTCGAACGCGGCAATCCATGCCCCGTGGACGGCGTCGCCGGTGGAGCTGGAGGCCGCGGGCATCCAGCTCGGCGAGACCTATCCGATGCCCGTGGTGGACCATGCCGAGGCACGCGAGAAGACGCTGCAGCGCTACGGGGTGGCGCGGGCCAAGGCGCTGCAGAAATAA